The Hymenobacter oligotrophus genome has a window encoding:
- a CDS encoding OsmC family protein, with the protein MTENTPAATQPPPADHTVVVRVGPDALLADVQAGRHTFIIDEPVAVGGHDRGPTPYDMLLSALGACTAITLRLYANQKQWPLEGVEVRLSHGREHRLDCEQCEQEAGANLEVVRKQLRLLGPLTAEQRQRLEVISAKCPVQKTLSKSLRIETTLVPADAWV; encoded by the coding sequence ATGACTGAAAACACTCCCGCCGCCACCCAACCGCCACCCGCCGACCACACCGTGGTGGTGCGCGTAGGCCCCGATGCGCTGCTTGCCGATGTGCAGGCCGGCCGACATACCTTCATCATCGACGAGCCCGTGGCCGTTGGTGGGCACGACCGCGGCCCCACGCCCTACGATATGCTGCTCTCGGCCCTAGGTGCCTGCACGGCCATCACGCTGCGCCTGTATGCCAACCAAAAGCAATGGCCGCTCGAGGGCGTAGAGGTACGCCTTTCGCACGGGCGCGAGCACCGGCTCGACTGCGAGCAATGCGAGCAGGAAGCCGGTGCCAACCTCGAAGTGGTGCGCAAGCAGCTGCGCCTGCTCGGGCCCCTCACGGCCGAGCAACGCCAGCGTTTGGAGGTAATCTCGGCCAAGTGCCCGGTGCAGAAAACCCTCAGCAAAAGCCTGCGCATCGAAACCACTTTGGTGCCCGCCGATGCTTGGGTGTGA
- a CDS encoding glycosyltransferase family 9 protein: MKILVLRFSSIGDIVLTTPVVRCLKQQVPDAQVHYCTKPAYRDMLEANPYVDKVHCLTGSLKELVRELQQERFDFIVDLHNNLRTFLIKLQLGRPSASFNKLNLRKWLRVNLKWDVLPRVHIVQRYLAAAAPLGVHDDGRGLDYFIPPDQRVDVEQTLPADFHNGYVAFAIGAQHATKRLPVERIIELCGQLRRPVVLLGGPEDESTGHVIELHFEQHQPREHSGVTPHNIPASPYYFDKTALPPSRTTIYNACGRFSLHQSASLVKQAQLVISHDTGLMHIAAAFRKEIFSVWGNTVPEFGMYPFRTEFRVLEVEGLACRPCSKIGYDKCPQGHFRCMRDIRFDLDLPPARDAR, from the coding sequence GTGAAGATTTTAGTTCTGCGCTTTTCCTCCATTGGCGACATTGTGCTGACCACGCCGGTGGTGCGCTGCCTCAAGCAGCAAGTGCCCGATGCGCAGGTGCACTACTGCACCAAACCTGCGTACCGGGACATGCTCGAGGCCAACCCCTACGTGGATAAAGTGCATTGCTTAACCGGTTCGCTCAAGGAACTGGTGCGCGAACTGCAGCAGGAGCGGTTCGATTTCATCGTCGATCTGCACAACAACCTGCGCACCTTCCTGATTAAGCTGCAGTTGGGCCGGCCGAGCGCCAGCTTCAACAAGCTCAACTTACGCAAGTGGCTGCGCGTGAACCTGAAATGGGATGTGCTGCCGCGCGTGCACATTGTACAGCGCTACCTGGCCGCTGCCGCGCCCCTCGGCGTGCACGACGACGGCCGCGGCCTCGACTATTTTATTCCGCCCGATCAGCGCGTTGACGTGGAGCAAACCTTGCCCGCCGACTTTCACAACGGCTACGTGGCCTTTGCCATCGGTGCGCAACACGCCACCAAGCGCCTGCCTGTGGAGCGCATTATCGAGCTGTGCGGGCAGTTGCGCCGCCCGGTGGTGCTCCTGGGCGGCCCCGAAGACGAAAGCACCGGCCACGTGATTGAGCTGCACTTCGAGCAGCACCAGCCCCGCGAGCATTCTGGGGTTACGCCGCATAACATTCCGGCATCGCCTTACTATTTCGACAAAACCGCGCTGCCGCCTTCGCGCACCACTATCTACAATGCTTGCGGCCGTTTTTCGCTGCACCAATCGGCGTCGCTGGTAAAGCAGGCGCAGTTGGTCATCAGCCACGATACCGGCCTGATGCACATTGCAGCGGCTTTCCGCAAGGAAATCTTTAGTGTGTGGGGCAATACCGTGCCCGAATTCGGCATGTACCCGTTCCGCACGGAGTTTCGGGTGCTGGAGGTGGAGGGGTTGGCCTGCCGGCCGTGTTCCAAGATTGGCTACGATAAGTGCCCGCAAGGCCACTTCCGCTGCATGCGCGACATCCGCTTCGACCTTGATTTGCCGCCCGCCCGCGACGCCCGTTAA
- the serS gene encoding serine--tRNA ligase, producing the protein MLQVSVLKEQTDRVLAGLTKRNFPNAEAEVQRVLELDQRRRQLQTEHDSAQAEANKLAQQIGALMKSGDKAGAEELKSRTAALKQQTKTAAEELTGVEKELQDALYRIPNVPHASVPAGRSADDNEVVREVGNKPELPGEALPHWDLIKKLDIIDFELGNKITGAGFPVYKGQGARLQRALINFFLDEAMAAGYTEMQPPILINEASGYGTGQLPDKEGQMYHATADDLYLIPTAEVPITNLYRDEIIATERLPVRNAGYTPCFRREAGSWGAHVRGLNRLHQFDKVEIVEIDLPERSYQTLERMLGHIEGLLQKLELPYRVLRLCGGDMGFTSALTYDLEVWSAAQQRWLEVSSCSNFETYQANRLKLRYRDENNKTQLLHTLNGSALALPRIVAALLENNQQADGTIRLPEVLHRYCGFAQLG; encoded by the coding sequence ATGCTGCAAGTTTCCGTCCTGAAAGAACAAACCGACCGGGTATTGGCCGGCCTAACCAAAAGGAATTTCCCCAACGCTGAGGCCGAGGTGCAACGTGTGCTGGAGCTCGACCAACGCCGCCGACAGCTGCAAACCGAGCACGACTCGGCCCAGGCCGAGGCCAACAAGCTGGCCCAGCAAATTGGCGCGCTGATGAAAAGCGGCGACAAAGCCGGCGCCGAAGAGCTGAAAAGCCGCACCGCCGCCCTCAAGCAGCAAACCAAAACCGCTGCCGAAGAGCTAACCGGCGTGGAAAAGGAGCTGCAGGACGCCTTGTATCGCATTCCGAACGTGCCGCACGCGAGCGTGCCGGCCGGCCGCTCGGCCGACGATAACGAGGTGGTGCGCGAAGTAGGCAATAAGCCCGAACTACCCGGCGAAGCCCTCCCCCACTGGGACCTGATTAAGAAGCTCGATATCATCGATTTTGAGCTCGGCAATAAGATTACGGGCGCCGGCTTTCCGGTGTACAAAGGCCAGGGTGCCCGCTTGCAGCGCGCGCTCATCAACTTCTTCCTTGATGAAGCCATGGCCGCCGGCTACACCGAAATGCAGCCGCCCATTCTCATCAACGAGGCCTCGGGGTACGGCACCGGTCAGCTGCCCGACAAAGAGGGCCAGATGTACCACGCCACCGCCGACGACCTGTACCTAATTCCGACGGCGGAGGTGCCCATTACCAACCTCTACCGCGACGAAATTATTGCCACCGAGCGCCTGCCCGTGCGCAACGCGGGCTATACGCCCTGCTTCCGCCGCGAGGCGGGCTCGTGGGGTGCGCACGTGCGCGGCCTCAACCGCCTCCACCAGTTCGATAAGGTAGAGATTGTGGAAATCGATCTGCCGGAGCGCTCGTACCAAACCCTGGAGCGCATGCTGGGCCATATCGAAGGCCTACTGCAGAAGCTGGAGCTGCCCTACCGCGTGCTGCGCCTCTGCGGCGGCGATATGGGCTTCACCTCGGCCCTCACCTACGACTTGGAAGTGTGGTCGGCGGCGCAGCAGCGCTGGCTGGAGGTATCCTCCTGCTCGAACTTCGAAACCTACCAGGCCAACCGCCTGAAGCTGCGCTACCGCGACGAAAACAACAAAACGCAGCTGCTGCACACGCTCAACGGCTCGGCGCTGGCCTTGCCGCGCATTGTGGCAGCCTTGCTCGAAAACAACCAGCAAGCCGATGGCACCATTCGCCTGCCCGAGGTGCTGCACCGCTACTGCGGCTTTGCGCAGCTGGGCTAG